A region of the Curvibacter sp. AEP1-3 genome:
GGAGACCGGCGATGTCCGCCGCTTGAATACGTACGAGCAGTGGTGCGAGTGCGTGGTAACTCCCATGGAAAAGTTACAGATGCAGCGTTTGTTGGACGAGCGAAACCCTGCCATGGCGCGCCAAATTGATGCAATGCACCGAAGTGGTTCGCGAGTTTTGGCCGCGGTCGGGAGTCTCCACATGTCCGGTCCACGGGGCTTGCCAGCCGTGTTAGCCCGAATGGGCTATGAGATCGAGCGTTTACCCTGATGTGCATGGTGCCTAGCGCCTCCTCGTGTAGTCACAATGTTGGTAACTTTGTGTGGTAACGGTTACAAAATTTCGGTTTTCATGAATCGCGTGGGGTCCGGCACGCTTTTTCGAAGACTTATGGAATAAGCTGTGATTTAAACCAATGACAAACCTGTTGCCCATGAGCACAGGTGAATGTGAGAGACATATGCTGACAGACCACGACCTGGGTGCCTTGATGCGGGCCCAACATGCAGATCCTTTCAGCATTCTCGGGCCCCACGTTGATGCCGGTGGCGTGCGAATCAGTGCACTGTTTCCTGCTGCTCAGACCGTGCGGGCCACGGACCGTGACACCGGCGAGGTGATCGGCGAGTTGCTTCGTCACGAGGGCACGGACGTCTTCACACTGGTGCTACCCGGCGCAACGTCCATCCCTGACTACCGGCTGGAGGTTCATTGGCAGGATGCTGATGCGGGTGTCTCCGTGATGGAAGATCCTTATCGCTTCCCGGTTGTTCTTCAGGAAATGGATTTGTGGCTGCTGGCTGAAGGCACCCATTTGCGCCCCTATGAGTGCCTTGGCGCGCATCCAACCCAAATGTGCGGAATCGACGGCACCAGCTTTGCCGTGTGGGCCCCGAACGCCAAACGGGTGTCGGTGGTGGGTTCCTTCAACGGGTGGGATGGACGGAGGCATCCCATGCGGCTGCGACGGGAGTGCGGTGTCTGGGAAATATTCCTTCCGCATGTGAGCAAGGGTGATCTCTACAAGTTCGAGATATGGAACGCCCGCGATGCCATCACTACCAAGGCAGACCCTTTTGCGTTTTCAGCGCAGCTTCGGCCTGATACTGCCAGCGTGGTTTGCGGCTTGTTGCCCCGCCTGCCCATGGGCAGTGACCGCGTCTGCGCGAATGGCCTGCAGCAGCCACTCAGCATTTATGAAGTGCACTTGGGCTCTTGGCGTAAGGCCGATGGATGGCGCTGGCTGAATTACCGCGAGTTGGCCGACTCCTTGGTGCCCTATGCGCGTGAGATGGGTTTCACGCACTTGGAACTCTTGCCGGTGAGTGAGCACCCCTTTGACGGATCGTGGGGCTACCAGCCCTTGGGGCTTTTTGCGCCCACTTCGCGTTTTGGGACGCCCGAGGATTTCAAGTATTTTGTGGATGCTGCCCACGCTGCAGGGCTGGGTGTGATTTTGGACTGGGTGCCTGCCCATTTTCCGAGTGATGCACATGGCTTGGCCGAGTTTGACGGCACCCACTTGTATGAATACGCTGACCCTAAGGAAGGCTTTCACCAGGACTGGAATACGCTGATTTACAACTTCGGTCGCACCGAAGTGCGCAACTTTCTGGTGAGCAATGCACTGTACTGGCTGGAGCGCTTTGGTATTGATGGCTTGCGGGTGGACGCGGTGGCATCCATGCTGTACCGGGACTACAGCCGGGCTGCAGGACAGTGGATTCCCAATAAACACGGTGGTCGAGAGAACCTGGAGGCGATTGAGTTTCTGCGCCGCATGAACCATGTGGTGGGTACCGAGCGTCCTGGAGCGATCACACTCGCAGAAGAATCCACTGCGTTCCCCGGTGTGAGCCGTCCGCCGTCTCCGGACTTGCAGAGCGGTGGCCTAGGCTTTCATTACAAATGGAACATGGGCTGGATGCACGACACCCTGGAGTACGCCTCCATGGACGGGGTACACCGCAAGTACCACCAGAACCAACTCACCTTCGGGTTGATGTACGCGTTCACCGAGAACTTCGTGCTCCCTCTGTCACACGACGAAGTGGTGCATGGCAAGGCGTCGTTGCTCGGCAAGATGTCCGGGGACGAATGGCAAAAGTTTGCGAATTTGCGTGCGCTGTACGGTTTCATGTGGGCCTACCCCGGCAAAAAATTGCTGTTCATGGGATGCGAGTTGGCCCAGCCCACAGAGTGGGCCGACGGCTCCCAGCTGCCCTGGCATCTGGAGCAACAAGCGCCGCATCAGGGGGTGCAGCGTTTGGTGCGTGATCTGAACCGCGTGTACCGTGCGTTCCCTGCGTTGCATGAGCAGGATGTGCAGTCAGAAGGTTTTGAGTGGATTGCCCATGACGATTCCGCACAGTCCGTTATCGCCTTTCAACGGCGGGCGAAAGACGGCCGGGCGGTGGTGGTGGTCTGTAACTTCACACCTGTGCCTCGACCCGGGTACCGCATCGGCGTACCAGTGGCAGGGGCCTGGCGCGAAGTCATCAACACCGACAACGGTGTGTATGGCGGCAGCAGCCTGAGTTCGGGCGCGCGAAGCACCGAGCCGGTCGCAGCGCATCACTTGGGTCAGTCGCTGGTCATTACTTTGCCGCCGCTGGCATGCCTTGTGCTCATTCCCGGAGAAGAATGAGTCGTTCCATGTCTTTGTTGAGCATGCTGCCGGGAAATGCTGCCGAGTGGGGCGCCACCCTCACGCCGGAGGGTGTGAATTTCACCTTGGCTGCGCCTAACGCTACTTCGGTGGACCTGTGTCTATTTGATGAGGCAGGCGTGACCGAGTTGCAGCGCTTGCCCTTGCCCGCCAAAACAGGCGATGTGTGGCATGGCCTTCTGCCCGCGGGTCGTGCAGGGCAGGTGTACGGGTTTCGTGTCCATGGGCCATGGGCGCCCGAGCGTGGCCACCGGTTCAATCCTGCCAAGTTGCTGCTGGACCCCTACGCCCGCGAGGTGCTGGGGCGCTATGACGGTTCGGACCTTCACTGGGCACATGCGCCGGATTCCGCGCGCGGCCGGCAGCTGCCCGATAGCCGGGACAATGCCGCCACCGCATTGAAAGCACGCGTTTGTGCACCCCTGCCAGCGGCGAATCCCGGGCCGGTGGTGCTGCCGAAGCAACGTGTGATGTATGAGCTGCACGTCAAAGGCTTCACCCGGCTGCATCCGGGCGTGCCTGAGACGCTGCGGGGCAGCTATGCGGGCCTTGCGCATCCTGCAGCCATTGCACACCTGAAGGCACTGGGCGTCACCACTTTGAGCCTGATGCCCGTGGCCTTCCGTGCCGATGAAGAGCGTTTGCAGCGCCTGGGCTTGTCCAACTACTGGGGTTACAGCCCCATCGCCTGGAGCGCGCCGGAAAGCCGTTATTGGAGCGGCACTGCCGGCAGCACTCCGCGCACCGAGTTCCGGGCTATGGTCGATGCTTTGCACGCAGCAGGAATAGAGGTGATTCTCGATGTGGTTTACAACCACACTGGTGAGACCGATGAATTCGGCCCCATGCTCAGTTTGCGTGGCATCGATAACGGCACTTACTACCATCTCGAACCTGTTGATGCTTCCCGTTACCTCAACTGGACGGGTTGCGGCAACTGCGTCAATCTGAACCATCCGGTGGTCTTGCGCACCGTAATGGACAGCTTGCGCGCATGGGTCACGGACTATGGGGTGGATGGCTTTCGTTTTGACCTCGCGCCCGTCTTGGCCCGTGGAACTGCGGAGACAGACTACCGCTTCAACCCCCATGCCCCTTTGTTGATGGCGATCGCACAAGACCCGACGCTGCGCAATTGCGTGATGGTGTCTGAGCCTTGGGACATCGGCCCCGGCGGCTATCAGCTGGGCGCTTTTCCGCCGGGGTGGCTGGAGTGGAACGACCGTTTCCGCGATACGCAGCGAAGCGCTTGGCTACAACACAGCACCCACCGCGGTGCATTGGCCAACCGCCTGGCCGGTTCCGCAGAGGCTTTCAGTCCATTTCGTCGCGCGGCGCACAGCAGCGTGAACTTTGTGACGGCGCATGACGGCTTTAACCTGATGGACGTGGTGAGCTACTGCCATCGTCATAACGAAGCCAACGGAGAACACAATCGCGACGGCCATGGCCATAACCTGAGTGTGAACCATGGAGTGGAGGGGGGCAGTGAATATGAGCAGGTAGTGCAAGCCCGTGCACGCCATCGCCGCACTTTGTTGGCCGCCACGCTGTTTTCGCTGGGCACGCCCATGCTGCTCGCCGGTGACGAGCTGGGCCACAGCCAGTGCGGCAATAACAACGCCTATTGCCAGGACAACGCCACCACTTGGCTGAATTGGGAAGCCGCCCGCCACGACCTGAGCTCTTTTGTCGCCCGTTCCATTGCGTTACGCCGTGCGCTGCCGGCCTTGCAGGCCACCGGATGGTGGCGCAGCCATGCCGGTGAAGCCGGGTCCGGCCCGGTGGCAATGTGGGCATTGCCCGACGGTCGCACCTTGGAAGCTGGCGATTGGGAAGCACCTCAGGGTGGACCATTGGCGGTTCAATTGCAGCTCGGCACTTCAGAAGCGGTCCTGTTGCTGCTCAACCCATCGGCCTCGGCACAAGCATTCACCTTGCCGACGGGTGATTGGTATCTCTGCCTGGATACAGCCTTGGAAAGTGTCGGTACCGAACCCGCCTCAACGGTCAGTCCCCTATTCACGGTACAAGCAGATAGTCTGGTCTTGCTTAGCGCTGTGCGGCCTGTTTTCTAGATTCAAACCCAACCACTGTCACACCACCATGTCACGCATCACCATACCTACCTCGCCTTTTGACGGCCAGCGCCCCGGTACTTCGGGCCTGCGCAAAAAAGTCACCGTGTTCCAGCAGCCCCGTTACCTGGAAAACTTTGTTCAAGCCTTGTTCGATGTGCTGCCGGATGCTGCCGGCTTGACGCTGGTGGTGGGGGGCGATGGCCGCTTTTACAACCGCGTGGCCATTCAAACCATCTTGCGTATGGCAGCAGCCAAGGGCTATGCCCGGGTACTCGTCGGGCAGGGCGGCATTTTGTCGACCCCTGCAGTCAGTGCTGTGATCCGCCGCCATGGCGCCAGTGGCGGTATCGTGCTGTCCGCCAGTCACAACCCCGGTGGTCCGGAGGGTGACTTCGGCATCAAATACAACGTGGCCAACGGCGGCCCCGCACCTGAGAAGGTCACCGAGGCGATTTTCGAACGCACCAAGGTCGTTCGTGAGATACGCACCATGGATACGGCCGACATCAGCCTGGACACTTTGGGCAGCCAGCACATCGGCAGCACCGAGGTGCTGGTGATTGACCCCGTATCCGACTATGCCGAAGTGATGCGCGGCTTGTTTGACTTTGACGCCATCCGCAAGTTGTTTGCGGGCGGCTTTACCCTGCGCTATGACGCCATGTGCGCCGTGGGCGGCCCCTATGCCAAAGCCTTGCTGGAGGGCGAGCTGGGTGCTCCCGCAGGAACCGTGGTCAATGGCACACCACTCGAAGATTTCGGTGGTTTGCACCCGGACCCGAATCCGGTGAATGCCGAAGACCTGATCGCCCATTTGTTCGCCGCCGATGCGCCTGACATGGGTGCTGCGAGCGATGGTGACGCTGACCGCAACATGATTGTGGGCCGCAAGTTTGTGGTGTCGCCCAGCGACAGCCTGGCCGTGATCGCAGCCCATGCAACCTTGGTGCCGGGCTACCAGTCTGGCATTGCCGGTGTAGCGCGCTCCATGCCGACTTCCACTGCTGTGGACCGCGTTGCCAAGGCGCTGGGAATTCCGTGTTTTGAGACGCCCACCGGTTGGAAGTTCTTCGGCAATTTGATGGATGCCGGCAAAGT
Encoded here:
- the glgX gene encoding glycogen debranching protein GlgX, giving the protein MSLLSMLPGNAAEWGATLTPEGVNFTLAAPNATSVDLCLFDEAGVTELQRLPLPAKTGDVWHGLLPAGRAGQVYGFRVHGPWAPERGHRFNPAKLLLDPYAREVLGRYDGSDLHWAHAPDSARGRQLPDSRDNAATALKARVCAPLPAANPGPVVLPKQRVMYELHVKGFTRLHPGVPETLRGSYAGLAHPAAIAHLKALGVTTLSLMPVAFRADEERLQRLGLSNYWGYSPIAWSAPESRYWSGTAGSTPRTEFRAMVDALHAAGIEVILDVVYNHTGETDEFGPMLSLRGIDNGTYYHLEPVDASRYLNWTGCGNCVNLNHPVVLRTVMDSLRAWVTDYGVDGFRFDLAPVLARGTAETDYRFNPHAPLLMAIAQDPTLRNCVMVSEPWDIGPGGYQLGAFPPGWLEWNDRFRDTQRSAWLQHSTHRGALANRLAGSAEAFSPFRRAAHSSVNFVTAHDGFNLMDVVSYCHRHNEANGEHNRDGHGHNLSVNHGVEGGSEYEQVVQARARHRRTLLAATLFSLGTPMLLAGDELGHSQCGNNNAYCQDNATTWLNWEAARHDLSSFVARSIALRRALPALQATGWWRSHAGEAGSGPVAMWALPDGRTLEAGDWEAPQGGPLAVQLQLGTSEAVLLLLNPSASAQAFTLPTGDWYLCLDTALESVGTEPASTVSPLFTVQADSLVLLSAVRPVF
- the glgB gene encoding 1,4-alpha-glucan branching protein GlgB; this translates as MLTDHDLGALMRAQHADPFSILGPHVDAGGVRISALFPAAQTVRATDRDTGEVIGELLRHEGTDVFTLVLPGATSIPDYRLEVHWQDADAGVSVMEDPYRFPVVLQEMDLWLLAEGTHLRPYECLGAHPTQMCGIDGTSFAVWAPNAKRVSVVGSFNGWDGRRHPMRLRRECGVWEIFLPHVSKGDLYKFEIWNARDAITTKADPFAFSAQLRPDTASVVCGLLPRLPMGSDRVCANGLQQPLSIYEVHLGSWRKADGWRWLNYRELADSLVPYAREMGFTHLELLPVSEHPFDGSWGYQPLGLFAPTSRFGTPEDFKYFVDAAHAAGLGVILDWVPAHFPSDAHGLAEFDGTHLYEYADPKEGFHQDWNTLIYNFGRTEVRNFLVSNALYWLERFGIDGLRVDAVASMLYRDYSRAAGQWIPNKHGGRENLEAIEFLRRMNHVVGTERPGAITLAEESTAFPGVSRPPSPDLQSGGLGFHYKWNMGWMHDTLEYASMDGVHRKYHQNQLTFGLMYAFTENFVLPLSHDEVVHGKASLLGKMSGDEWQKFANLRALYGFMWAYPGKKLLFMGCELAQPTEWADGSQLPWHLEQQAPHQGVQRLVRDLNRVYRAFPALHEQDVQSEGFEWIAHDDSAQSVIAFQRRAKDGRAVVVVCNFTPVPRPGYRIGVPVAGAWREVINTDNGVYGGSSLSSGARSTEPVAAHHLGQSLVITLPPLACLVLIPGEE
- a CDS encoding alpha-D-glucose phosphate-specific phosphoglucomutase, which gives rise to MSRITIPTSPFDGQRPGTSGLRKKVTVFQQPRYLENFVQALFDVLPDAAGLTLVVGGDGRFYNRVAIQTILRMAAAKGYARVLVGQGGILSTPAVSAVIRRHGASGGIVLSASHNPGGPEGDFGIKYNVANGGPAPEKVTEAIFERTKVVREIRTMDTADISLDTLGSQHIGSTEVLVIDPVSDYAEVMRGLFDFDAIRKLFAGGFTLRYDAMCAVGGPYAKALLEGELGAPAGTVVNGTPLEDFGGLHPDPNPVNAEDLIAHLFAADAPDMGAASDGDADRNMIVGRKFVVSPSDSLAVIAAHATLVPGYQSGIAGVARSMPTSTAVDRVAKALGIPCFETPTGWKFFGNLMDAGKVTLCGEESYGTGSSHVREKDGLWAVLFWLNLIAASGKSVEVLVRELWAQYGRCVYSRHDYEGIPTEQADALMRDLRTSLPTLGGTSIAGLSVAFADDFAYTDPVDGSVSQKQGVRIVLTDGSRVVFRLSGTGTEGATLRVYLERHEPDATRQDIPAQEALQPLIALAEAVARIRHFTGMNQPTVTT